From Drosophila virilis strain 15010-1051.87 chromosome X, Dvir_AGI_RSII-ME, whole genome shotgun sequence, the proteins below share one genomic window:
- the LOC6634404 gene encoding uncharacterized protein isoform X2, with translation MVETVVTVERTTTTTGPPGGNPSAGDNGGFWSAIRINMDYYRTAPGIIKIVQFISQRLLSINAQFMPPGRHHV, from the exons ATGGTCGAGACCGTGGTCACCGTCGagcgcacaacaacaactacggGCCCACCTGGCGGCAATCCGTCCGCCGGCGATAATGGCGGCTTCTGGAGCGCGATACGGATCAATATGGACTATTACAGAACGGCGCCGGGCATTATAAAGATTGTCCAGTTC ATTTCTCAACGCCTTTTGTCAATTAATGCACAATTCATGCCACCTGGTCGCCATCATgtttga
- the Ant2 gene encoding ADP,ATP carrier protein: MGDEGGGMRAGGDLKSFLIDFMMGGVSAAIAKTAVAPIERVKLILQVQEVSKQIAQDQRYKGIVDCFVRIPREQGFASLWRGNLANVIRYFPTQALNFAFKDVYKSVFLGGVDKKKQFWRHFMGNLASGGAAGATSLCFVYPLDFARTRLAADVGKGGQREFNGLIDCLRKVVKSDGLIGLYRGFIVSVQGIIIYRAAYFGFYDTCRDHLPNPKNTPFYVSWGIAQVVTTIAGIASYPFDTVRRRMMMQSGLKKSEMVYKNTAHCWLVIAKQEGPAAFFKGAFSNIIRGTGGALVLAIYDEFKKYV, encoded by the exons ATGGGCGATGAAGGTGGCGGCATGAGAGCTGGGGGCGATCTCAAGTCCTTCTTAATTGACTTCATGATGGGCGGCGTATCGGCCGCCATTGCCAAAACCGCGGTGGCGCCCATCGAGCGCGTTAAACTGATTCTCCAGGTGCAGGAGGTATCCAAACAGATAGCACAGGATCAACGCTACAAGGGTATTGTGGATTGTTTTGTGCGCATACCGCGCGAACAGGGATTTGCATCATTATGGCGCGGCAACTTGGCCAATGTGATACGTTATTTTCCAACACAGGCTCTTAATTTTGCCTTCAAGGATGTGTACAAGTcg GTATTTTTAGGTGGCGTCGATAAAAAGAAACAGTTTTGGCGCCACTTCATGGGCAATTTGGCATCTGGTGGCGCTGCTGGCGCCACTTCTTTGTGCTTTGTGTATCCGCTGGACTTTGCTCGTACTCG TTTGGCCGCTGATGTGGGCAAGGGAGGGCAGCGCGAGTTCAATGGATTGATCGACTGCCTCCGAAAGGTGGTGAAATCGGATGGACTGATTGGACTGTATCGCGGCTTCATTGTGTCCGTACAGGGCATTATTATATATCGTGCCGCATACTTTGGTTTCTACGATACGTGTCGCGATCATTTGCCAAATCCGAAGAATACACCCTTCTATGTTAGCTGGGGTATCGCCCAGGTGGTGACCACCATAGCTGGCATTGCATCCTATCCGTTCGATACGGTCCGTCGTCGCATGATGATGCAGTCGGGCCTCAAAAAATCGGAGATGGTCTATAAAAATACCGCCCACTGTTGGCTGGTGATTGCCAAGCAGGAGGGCCCCGCTGCCTTTTTCAAGGGCGCCTTTTCCAATATTATTCGCGGCACTGGCGGCGCCCTTGTTTTGGCTATTTATGATGAATTTAAGAAGTACGTATAA
- the LOC6634404 gene encoding CKLF-like MARVEL transmembrane domain-containing protein 4 isoform X1, giving the protein MVETVVTVERTTTTTGPPGGNPSAGDNGGFWSAIRINMDYYRTAPGIIKIVQFILGIICMALASPAQAAATSFFLFVVVISFIITILLIAAYFLGIREALNVAVNWIFSELLTTAVLTLLYFIAFIVQLARWAESNAKGHGSNTAAGVFGLFNFLAYAAGTYFLFLAHRSGATH; this is encoded by the exons ATGGTCGAGACCGTGGTCACCGTCGagcgcacaacaacaactacggGCCCACCTGGCGGCAATCCGTCCGCCGGCGATAATGGCGGCTTCTGGAGCGCGATACGGATCAATATGGACTATTACAGAACGGCGCCGGGCATTATAAAGATTGTCCAGTTC ATATTGGGCATCATTTGCATGGCGCTTGCCTCACCTGCACAAGCGGCTGCGACAAGTTTCTTTCTGTTCGTTGTTGTCATCTCTTTCATAATTACCATCCTGCTGATAGCTGCCTATTTTCTGGGCATACGCGAGGCGCTCAATGTGGCCGTCAATTGGATATTCTCA GAACTGTTAACAACCGCTGTGCTGACGCTGCTCTACTTTATTGCATTCATTGTGCAGCTGGCCAGATGGGCCGAATCGAACGCTAAGGGACATGGCTCCAATACGGCGGCTGGCGTTTTTGGATTGTTCAATTTCTTGGCCTATGCGGCGGGCACATACTTCTTATTCCTGGCGCACAGATCGGGCGCCACCCATTAA
- the Rok gene encoding rho-associated protein kinase 2 isoform X2, producing the protein MDVERRRRATALEREMRDPTSICNVDCLLDTVSALVSDCDHDSLKRLKNIEQYAYKYKPLAQRINQLRMNVDDFEFIKLIGAGAFGEVQLVRHKSSSQVYAMKRLSKFEMMKRPDSAFFWEERHIMAHANSEWIVQLHFAFQDSKYLYMVMDFMPGGDIVSLMGDYEIPEKWAIFYTMEVVLALDTIHNMGFVHRDVKPDNMLLDSYGHLKLADFGTCMRMGANGQVVSSNAVGTPDYISPEVLQSQGVDNEYGRECDWWSVGIFLYEMLFGETPFYADSLVGTYGKIMDHKNSLSFPAEVEISEHAKALIRAFLTDRTQRLGRYGIEDIKAHPFFRNDTWSFDNIRESVPPVVPELTSDDDTRNFEDIERDEKPEEMFPVPKSFDGNHLPFIGFTYTGDYQLLSSDTVDAESKESQSVNSSSSSSANANNNHGHNHRHRPSNSNELKRFEALLERERARCEALEQQDTRLRQQIEVISKRESELQRIASEYEMDLALRQHNYKVAMQKVEVEIELRKKAEALIVETQRKLENEQKTRMRDLNINEKVLSLEKQLHEMELSFKSETENTQKLKKQNAELGFTLKTHEEKVRDMDEMIETLQKHKEELGQENAELQAQVVQEKTLRSQLKELHKEAENKMQTLTNDLERTLLREQKAQEDNRTLLEKISELEKTHASLDFELKAAQGRYQQEVKAHQETEKSRLVSREEANLQEVKALQSKLNEEKSARIKADQNSQEKERQLSMLSVDYRQIQLRLQKLEGECRQESEKVAALQSQLDQEHSKRNSLLSELSLHSSEVAHLRSRENQLQKELATQREAKRRFEEDLTQLKGTHHEALANNRELQAQLEAEQCFSRLYKTQANENREESAERLSKIEDLEEERVSLKHQVQVAVARADSEALARSIAEETVADLEKEKTIKELELKDFIMKHRNEINAKEAALANLKETEADLHKKLKQKASEWDELLVQHKKQLDELQQQRAAKDEEIAKLGEKCKNEVLLKQVAVAKLAEVMNRRDSDWPKQKVKARSTAELRKKEKEMRRLQQELSQEREKYNQMLLKYQDLQQQAVEDQQAKQKMSMEIDCKATEIEHLQSKLNETASLSSADNDPEDSQDSVFEGVLSVPNKQNRRRGQNWKRQYVIVSSRKIIFYNTEYDKNKTTDPVLILDLSKVYHVRSVTQGDVIRADAKEIPRIFQLLYAGEGASHRPDEQLDATLHASNEERPGTILHKGHEFVHITYHTPSFCDVCAKPLWSMFKPPAAYECKRCRNKIHKEHVDKHDPLAPCKLHHDPRSARDMLLLANTPEEQSLWVARLLKRIQKSGYKANSSNNNSTDGSKISPSQSTRSAYKPYAANVQRSATLPANSSLKQ; encoded by the exons ATGGATGTGGAAAGGCGGCGTCG AGCGACGGCGCTGGAGCGCGAGATGCGGGATCCGACCAGCATCTGCAACGTGGACTGCCTGCTGGACACGGTATCGGCGCTGGTCAGCGACTGCGATCACGACTCGCTGAAGCGTCTCAAGAACATTGAGCAATATGCCTATAAAT ATAAGCCGTTGGCGCAGCGGATTAATCAGCTGCGCATGAATGTGGATGATTTCGAGTTCATCAAATTGATCGGAGCTGGAGCGTTTGGTGAGGTGCAGCTGGTGCGGCACAAGTCATCCAGCCAGGTGTATGCCATGAAGCGTCTATCCAAATTCGAGATGATGAAGCGACCGGATTCGGCCTTCTTCTGGGAGGAGCGTCACATAATGGCGCACGCGAATTCCGAATGGATTGTTCAGCTGCATTTCGCGTTCCAGGACAGCAAATATCTCTATATGGTAATGGACTTTATGCCAGGCGGCGACATTGTATCCCTAATGGGCGACTATGAGATACCTGAAAAATGGGCCATATTCTATACGATGGAAGTGGTCCTCGCCCTGGACACCATACACAACATGGGCTTCGTACATCGCGACGTCAAGCCCGACAACATGCTGTTGGACAGCTATGGCCATCTGAAGCTAGCCGATTTTGGCACCTGCATGCGCATGGGCGCCAACGGCCAGGTGGTGTCCAGCAATGCGGTCGGCACGCCCGACTATATCAGTCCCGAGGTGCTGCAATCGCAGGGCGTTGACAACGAATATGGACGCGAATGCGATTGGTGGTCGGTTGGCATCTTCCTCTACGAGATGCTCTTCGGTGAGACGCCGTTCTATGCGGACTCGCTGGTGGGCACCTACGGCAAGATTATGGATCACAAGAACTCACTGAGCTTTCCCGCCGAGGTGGAGATAAGCGAACATGCCAAGGCCCTGATACGGGCCTTTCTCACCGATCGTACACAGCGCCTGGGTCGCTATGGCATCGAGGACATCAAGGCGCATCCGTTCTTTCGCAACGACACCTGGTCGTTTGATAATATCAGGGAGAGCGTGCCGCCGGTGGTGCCGGAGCTGACGTCCGATGATGATACGCGCAATTTTGAGGATATCGAACGGGACGAGAAGCCGGAAGAGATGTTTCCGGTGCCCAAGAGTTTCGATGGCAATCACTTGCCCTTCATTGGCTTCACCTATACGGGCGACTATCAGCTGCTGTCCAGCGACACCGTTGACGCCGAGTCCAAGGAATCACAGTcggtcaacagcagcagcagcagcagcgccaatgCTAACAACAATCATGGACACAATCATCGCCATCGCCCATCCAATTCCAATGAGCTGAAGCGTTTCGAGGCGCTGCTCGAGCGTGAACGCGCCCGCTGCGAGGCGCTCGAACAACAGGACACCCGGCTGCGGCAACAGATCGAGGTGATCAGCAAACGGGAATCGGAACTGCAGCGCATCGCCAGCGAATACGAAATGGATCTGGCGCTGCGACAGCACAACTATAAGGTGGCCATGCAGAAGGTCGAGGTAGAGATTGAGCTGCGCAAAAAGGCGGAGGCATTGATTGTGGAAACGCAACGTAAGCTGGAGAATGAGCAGAAGACGCGCATGCGTGACCTCAATATAAATGAGAAGGTGCTCTCGCTGGAGAAGCAGCTGCACGAGATGGAGCTGAGCTTCAAAAGCGAAACGGAGAATACACAAAAGCTAAAGAAACAGAACGCCGAGCTGGGCTTTACGCTGAAAACGCACGAGGAGAAGGTGCGCGACATGGACGAAATGATTGAGACGCTGCAGAAGCACAAGGAGGAGCTGGGCCAGGAGAATGCCGAACTGCAGGCGCAGGTGGTGCAGGAGAAAACGCTGCGCTCCCAGCTCAAGGAGCTGCACAAAGAGGccgaaaataaaatgcaaacgcTGACAAATGACCTCGAACGGACGCTGCTGCGCGAACAGAAGGCGCAGGAGGACAACCGGACGCTGCTCGAGAAGATCAGCGAGCTGGAGAAGACGCATGCCAGTCTCGATTTCGAGCTAAAGGCCGCCCAGGGTCGGTACCAGCAGGAGGTGAAGGCACACCAGGAGACGGAAAAGTCACGTCTCGTCTCCCGCGAGGAAGCCAATCTGCAGGAGGTCAAGGCGCTGCAGTCCAAACTCAACGAGGAGAAATCCGCACGGATCAAGGCCGATCAGAACTCGCAGGAGAAGGAGCGCCAGCTGAGCATGCTGTCCGTCGACTATCGCCAGATACAGTTGCGCCTCCAGAAACTGGAGGGCGAGTGCCGTCAGGAGTCGGAAAAGGTGGCCGCGCTGCAATCGCAACTGGATCAGGAGCACAGCAAACGCAATTCGCTGCTGTCGGAGCTCAGTCTGCACAGCTCGGAGGTGGCGCATTTGCGTTCGCGCGAAAATCAATTGCAAAAGGAGCTGGCAACGCAGCGGGAGGCAAAGCGACGCTTCGAGGAGGATCTAACACAGCTGAAGGGCACACATCACGAGGCATTGGCCAATAATCGGGAGCTGCAGGCCCAGCTGGAGGCCGAACAGTGCTTCTCGCGCCTGTACAAGACGCAGGCGAACGAGAATCGCGAGGAGAGCGCCGAGCGTTTGTCCAAGATCGAGGATCTCGAGGAGGAGCGCGTCTCGCTGAAGCATCAGGTTCAGGTGGCTGTTGCGCGCGCCGATTCCGAGGCGCTGGCACGTTCCATAGCCGAGGAGACGGTCGCCGATCTTGAAAAGGAGAAGACCATCAAGGAGCTCGAACTGAAGGACTTCATCATGAAGCATCGCAACGAGATCAATGCCAAGGAGGCCGCATTGGCCAACCTCAAAGAAACTGAAGCGGATCTGCACAAGAAACTCAAGCAGAAGGCCAGCGAATGGGACGAGCTGTTGGTGCAGCACAAGAAACAGCTCGAcgagctgcagcaacagcgcgCCGCCAAGGACGAGGAGATCGCCAAGCTGggcgaaaaatgcaaaaacgaGGTCCTACTCAAACAGGTCGCCGTTGCCAAGCTGGCCGAAGTCATGAATCGGCGCGACTCCGACTGGCCAA AGCAAAAGGTCAAGGCCCGATCCACGGCCGAGCTGCGCAAAAAGGAGAAGGAGATGCGCCGCCTGCAGCAGGAGCTGTCGCAGGAGCGCGAAAAGTACAACCAGATGCTGCTTAAATATCAggatctgcagcagcaggccgTCGAGGATCAGCAGGCCAAGCAGAAGATGAGCATGGAGATCGATTGCAAGGCCACCGAAATTGAGCATCTGCAGAGTAAACTCAACGAGACCGCCTCCCTCTCATCTGCCGACAATGATCCCGAGGATAGTCAG GACTCGGTCTTCGAGGGCGTGCTCTCCGTTCCAAATAAGCAAAATCGCCGTCGTGGCCAAAACTGGAAGCGCCAATATGTGATCGTTTCGTCCCGCAAAATCATCTTCTACAATACGGAATATGACAAGAATAAAACAACGGATCCCGTGCTCATACTCGATCTGAG CAAAGTCTATCACGTGCGCAGCGTAACCCAAGGCGATGTCATACGCGCCGATGCCAAAGAGATTCCGCGCATCTTCCAGCTGCTGTACGCCGGCGAGGGCGCCTCCCATCGTCCCGATGAACAGCTAGACGCGACGCTGCATGCCAGCAATGAGGAGCGACCCGGCACCATTTTGCACAAGG GTCATGAGTTCGTGCACATTACGTATCATACGCCCTCGTTCTGTGACGTTTGCGCCAAGCCGCTGTGGTCCATGTTCAAGCCGCCGGCGGCCTACGAATGCAAGAG ATGCCGCAATAAGATACACAAGGAGCACGTGGATAAACATGATCCGCTGGCGCCGTGCAAGCTGCATCATGATCCGCGCAGCGCACGCGACATGCTGCTCCTGGCCAATACGCCCGAGGAGCAATCGCTGTGGGTGGCGCGCCTCTTGAAGCGTATCCAAAAGAGTGGATACAAGGCGAACTCAtcgaacaacaacagcaccgATGGCAGCAAGATATCGCCCAG CCAATCGACACGCTCCGCCTACAAGCCGTACGCGGCGAATGTGCAGCGCTCCGCTACGCTGCCGGCCAACTCTTCGTTGAAACAATGA
- the Rok gene encoding rho-associated protein kinase 2 isoform X1: MDVERRRRATALEREMRDPTSICNVDCLLDTVSALVSDCDHDSLKRLKNIEQYAYKYKPLAQRINQLRMNVDDFEFIKLIGAGAFGEVQLVRHKSSSQVYAMKRLSKFEMMKRPDSAFFWEERHIMAHANSEWIVQLHFAFQDSKYLYMVMDFMPGGDIVSLMGDYEIPEKWAIFYTMEVVLALDTIHNMGFVHRDVKPDNMLLDSYGHLKLADFGTCMRMGANGQVVSSNAVGTPDYISPEVLQSQGVDNEYGRECDWWSVGIFLYEMLFGETPFYADSLVGTYGKIMDHKNSLSFPAEVEISEHAKALIRAFLTDRTQRLGRYGIEDIKAHPFFRNDTWSFDNIRESVPPVVPELTSDDDTRNFEDIERDEKPEEMFPVPKSFDGNHLPFIGFTYTGDYQLLSSDTVDAESKESQSVNSSSSSSANANNNHGHNHRHRPSNSNELKRFEALLERERARCEALEQQDTRLRQQIEVISKRESELQRIASEYEMDLALRQHNYKVAMQKVEVEIELRKKAEALIVETQRKLENEQKTRMRDLNINEKVLSLEKQLHEMELSFKSETENTQKLKKQNAELGFTLKTHEEKVRDMDEMIETLQKHKEELGQENAELQAQVVQEKTLRSQLKELHKEAENKMQTLTNDLERTLLREQKAQEDNRTLLEKISELEKTHASLDFELKAAQGRYQQEVKAHQETEKSRLVSREEANLQEVKALQSKLNEEKSARIKADQNSQEKERQLSMLSVDYRQIQLRLQKLEGECRQESEKVAALQSQLDQEHSKRNSLLSELSLHSSEVAHLRSRENQLQKELATQREAKRRFEEDLTQLKGTHHEALANNRELQAQLEAEQCFSRLYKTQANENREESAERLSKIEDLEEERVSLKHQVQVAVARADSEALARSIAEETVADLEKEKTIKELELKDFIMKHRNEINAKEAALANLKETEADLHKKLKQKASEWDELLVQHKKQLDELQQQRAAKDEEIAKLGEKCKNEVLLKQVAVAKLAEVMNRRDSDWPKQKVKARSTAELRKKEKEMRRLQQELSQEREKYNQMLLKYQDLQQQAVEDQQAKQKMSMEIDCKATEIEHLQSKLNETASLSSADNDPEDSQHSSLLSLTQDSVFEGVLSVPNKQNRRRGQNWKRQYVIVSSRKIIFYNTEYDKNKTTDPVLILDLSKVYHVRSVTQGDVIRADAKEIPRIFQLLYAGEGASHRPDEQLDATLHASNEERPGTILHKGHEFVHITYHTPSFCDVCAKPLWSMFKPPAAYECKRCRNKIHKEHVDKHDPLAPCKLHHDPRSARDMLLLANTPEEQSLWVARLLKRIQKSGYKANSSNNNSTDGSKISPSQSTRSAYKPYAANVQRSATLPANSSLKQ; the protein is encoded by the exons ATGGATGTGGAAAGGCGGCGTCG AGCGACGGCGCTGGAGCGCGAGATGCGGGATCCGACCAGCATCTGCAACGTGGACTGCCTGCTGGACACGGTATCGGCGCTGGTCAGCGACTGCGATCACGACTCGCTGAAGCGTCTCAAGAACATTGAGCAATATGCCTATAAAT ATAAGCCGTTGGCGCAGCGGATTAATCAGCTGCGCATGAATGTGGATGATTTCGAGTTCATCAAATTGATCGGAGCTGGAGCGTTTGGTGAGGTGCAGCTGGTGCGGCACAAGTCATCCAGCCAGGTGTATGCCATGAAGCGTCTATCCAAATTCGAGATGATGAAGCGACCGGATTCGGCCTTCTTCTGGGAGGAGCGTCACATAATGGCGCACGCGAATTCCGAATGGATTGTTCAGCTGCATTTCGCGTTCCAGGACAGCAAATATCTCTATATGGTAATGGACTTTATGCCAGGCGGCGACATTGTATCCCTAATGGGCGACTATGAGATACCTGAAAAATGGGCCATATTCTATACGATGGAAGTGGTCCTCGCCCTGGACACCATACACAACATGGGCTTCGTACATCGCGACGTCAAGCCCGACAACATGCTGTTGGACAGCTATGGCCATCTGAAGCTAGCCGATTTTGGCACCTGCATGCGCATGGGCGCCAACGGCCAGGTGGTGTCCAGCAATGCGGTCGGCACGCCCGACTATATCAGTCCCGAGGTGCTGCAATCGCAGGGCGTTGACAACGAATATGGACGCGAATGCGATTGGTGGTCGGTTGGCATCTTCCTCTACGAGATGCTCTTCGGTGAGACGCCGTTCTATGCGGACTCGCTGGTGGGCACCTACGGCAAGATTATGGATCACAAGAACTCACTGAGCTTTCCCGCCGAGGTGGAGATAAGCGAACATGCCAAGGCCCTGATACGGGCCTTTCTCACCGATCGTACACAGCGCCTGGGTCGCTATGGCATCGAGGACATCAAGGCGCATCCGTTCTTTCGCAACGACACCTGGTCGTTTGATAATATCAGGGAGAGCGTGCCGCCGGTGGTGCCGGAGCTGACGTCCGATGATGATACGCGCAATTTTGAGGATATCGAACGGGACGAGAAGCCGGAAGAGATGTTTCCGGTGCCCAAGAGTTTCGATGGCAATCACTTGCCCTTCATTGGCTTCACCTATACGGGCGACTATCAGCTGCTGTCCAGCGACACCGTTGACGCCGAGTCCAAGGAATCACAGTcggtcaacagcagcagcagcagcagcgccaatgCTAACAACAATCATGGACACAATCATCGCCATCGCCCATCCAATTCCAATGAGCTGAAGCGTTTCGAGGCGCTGCTCGAGCGTGAACGCGCCCGCTGCGAGGCGCTCGAACAACAGGACACCCGGCTGCGGCAACAGATCGAGGTGATCAGCAAACGGGAATCGGAACTGCAGCGCATCGCCAGCGAATACGAAATGGATCTGGCGCTGCGACAGCACAACTATAAGGTGGCCATGCAGAAGGTCGAGGTAGAGATTGAGCTGCGCAAAAAGGCGGAGGCATTGATTGTGGAAACGCAACGTAAGCTGGAGAATGAGCAGAAGACGCGCATGCGTGACCTCAATATAAATGAGAAGGTGCTCTCGCTGGAGAAGCAGCTGCACGAGATGGAGCTGAGCTTCAAAAGCGAAACGGAGAATACACAAAAGCTAAAGAAACAGAACGCCGAGCTGGGCTTTACGCTGAAAACGCACGAGGAGAAGGTGCGCGACATGGACGAAATGATTGAGACGCTGCAGAAGCACAAGGAGGAGCTGGGCCAGGAGAATGCCGAACTGCAGGCGCAGGTGGTGCAGGAGAAAACGCTGCGCTCCCAGCTCAAGGAGCTGCACAAAGAGGccgaaaataaaatgcaaacgcTGACAAATGACCTCGAACGGACGCTGCTGCGCGAACAGAAGGCGCAGGAGGACAACCGGACGCTGCTCGAGAAGATCAGCGAGCTGGAGAAGACGCATGCCAGTCTCGATTTCGAGCTAAAGGCCGCCCAGGGTCGGTACCAGCAGGAGGTGAAGGCACACCAGGAGACGGAAAAGTCACGTCTCGTCTCCCGCGAGGAAGCCAATCTGCAGGAGGTCAAGGCGCTGCAGTCCAAACTCAACGAGGAGAAATCCGCACGGATCAAGGCCGATCAGAACTCGCAGGAGAAGGAGCGCCAGCTGAGCATGCTGTCCGTCGACTATCGCCAGATACAGTTGCGCCTCCAGAAACTGGAGGGCGAGTGCCGTCAGGAGTCGGAAAAGGTGGCCGCGCTGCAATCGCAACTGGATCAGGAGCACAGCAAACGCAATTCGCTGCTGTCGGAGCTCAGTCTGCACAGCTCGGAGGTGGCGCATTTGCGTTCGCGCGAAAATCAATTGCAAAAGGAGCTGGCAACGCAGCGGGAGGCAAAGCGACGCTTCGAGGAGGATCTAACACAGCTGAAGGGCACACATCACGAGGCATTGGCCAATAATCGGGAGCTGCAGGCCCAGCTGGAGGCCGAACAGTGCTTCTCGCGCCTGTACAAGACGCAGGCGAACGAGAATCGCGAGGAGAGCGCCGAGCGTTTGTCCAAGATCGAGGATCTCGAGGAGGAGCGCGTCTCGCTGAAGCATCAGGTTCAGGTGGCTGTTGCGCGCGCCGATTCCGAGGCGCTGGCACGTTCCATAGCCGAGGAGACGGTCGCCGATCTTGAAAAGGAGAAGACCATCAAGGAGCTCGAACTGAAGGACTTCATCATGAAGCATCGCAACGAGATCAATGCCAAGGAGGCCGCATTGGCCAACCTCAAAGAAACTGAAGCGGATCTGCACAAGAAACTCAAGCAGAAGGCCAGCGAATGGGACGAGCTGTTGGTGCAGCACAAGAAACAGCTCGAcgagctgcagcaacagcgcgCCGCCAAGGACGAGGAGATCGCCAAGCTGggcgaaaaatgcaaaaacgaGGTCCTACTCAAACAGGTCGCCGTTGCCAAGCTGGCCGAAGTCATGAATCGGCGCGACTCCGACTGGCCAA AGCAAAAGGTCAAGGCCCGATCCACGGCCGAGCTGCGCAAAAAGGAGAAGGAGATGCGCCGCCTGCAGCAGGAGCTGTCGCAGGAGCGCGAAAAGTACAACCAGATGCTGCTTAAATATCAggatctgcagcagcaggccgTCGAGGATCAGCAGGCCAAGCAGAAGATGAGCATGGAGATCGATTGCAAGGCCACCGAAATTGAGCATCTGCAGAGTAAACTCAACGAGACCGCCTCCCTCTCATCTGCCGACAATGATCCCGAGGATAGTCAG CACTCCTCTCTGCTCTCACTTACACAGGACTCGGTCTTCGAGGGCGTGCTCTCCGTTCCAAATAAGCAAAATCGCCGTCGTGGCCAAAACTGGAAGCGCCAATATGTGATCGTTTCGTCCCGCAAAATCATCTTCTACAATACGGAATATGACAAGAATAAAACAACGGATCCCGTGCTCATACTCGATCTGAG CAAAGTCTATCACGTGCGCAGCGTAACCCAAGGCGATGTCATACGCGCCGATGCCAAAGAGATTCCGCGCATCTTCCAGCTGCTGTACGCCGGCGAGGGCGCCTCCCATCGTCCCGATGAACAGCTAGACGCGACGCTGCATGCCAGCAATGAGGAGCGACCCGGCACCATTTTGCACAAGG GTCATGAGTTCGTGCACATTACGTATCATACGCCCTCGTTCTGTGACGTTTGCGCCAAGCCGCTGTGGTCCATGTTCAAGCCGCCGGCGGCCTACGAATGCAAGAG ATGCCGCAATAAGATACACAAGGAGCACGTGGATAAACATGATCCGCTGGCGCCGTGCAAGCTGCATCATGATCCGCGCAGCGCACGCGACATGCTGCTCCTGGCCAATACGCCCGAGGAGCAATCGCTGTGGGTGGCGCGCCTCTTGAAGCGTATCCAAAAGAGTGGATACAAGGCGAACTCAtcgaacaacaacagcaccgATGGCAGCAAGATATCGCCCAG CCAATCGACACGCTCCGCCTACAAGCCGTACGCGGCGAATGTGCAGCGCTCCGCTACGCTGCCGGCCAACTCTTCGTTGAAACAATGA